A window of Gossypium hirsutum isolate 1008001.06 chromosome D13, Gossypium_hirsutum_v2.1, whole genome shotgun sequence genomic DNA:
ttcttatattCTCATTGTCTAAATGAGTTTACTTTATatctataaaattatattttacattatttttgcatatattaaaaatattttgttaactTCAAAtttattacaacatcattttttagttacatgactaccaagtgagtattttttatttaaaaatatgacatcaacaaatttgataaaaaaatttaataatgtcaacaattggacttgattttcaaatttgaaaagtagagggactaaattattgaaaataaaaatatagagactaaattacaaatttatgaAAAGTACATAAACTTACgacatatttttacatttatactacaaaacatttattattaacatatttataattgtaataaatatttattattaaaatattaatattgaatattttgaagaatattatttaaaattattatttttaaaatttgttattaaaataaatttaaaatattacataatttattaaaacaataaattatattaattatttattatataattaaatataaacaattaaatatgtatgtttaataatattaaaaaatataatattttatattaatattttaataaattttaatatttttaaaaataaaaatattatcaatataatatattaaatttgatttaaattaatttttatataaaaataaatttaactataGAGAAATTCTTTTCtgaaaaaatgatttattttctatTGACCTATGagtgattttttattaattttttgtgaaataaatacaaaaaaatatataaaattatattttttataaaatattttacatgtaaAACGGAGTACAACCGAAAATAATTGGaatcatcatcaatcaaattaAGGAAAACGAGATATACATTTACAAGATTCGACGCTGTCGACATTATGAGCTAAACTATGCCCTGGCTTCATAAATACAATACCCAAAACCCAGTCATACCCACTGTTTATCGCCCAAATCCCAAACACTGATTCGTagatttactcatttttttcaaCACAAGCGTTCCCTCCACGCGACCACCACTAGCTGCCTTTATATATACTCAGCTCAGCTCAATAACAACTCAAAGTAACTCCAATTGCATTTTCAAGTTCCACCTAGAGTGAAATGCAGACACTGCAGGAAAAGGCTTCTCAATGGAGCGGTGTTGATGCTGCCGATGCCTTTGCCATTGACGACACTAATTTGTTCCAGAAATTGGGACTCCAAACTTTCATTAACCTTTCCACCAATTTTTACACTAGGTTTCTTCTATTCGGCTTCTTttaaatgggtttttttttttgcgaTAGATTGTGTTTTTTAATTGGTTTGGTTGGAAATTGTTAGGGTGTATGATGATGAGGAAGAAGAGTGGTTTCGATCAATATTTTCCAATTCCAAGAAAGAAGAGGCCATTCAGAATCAGTATGAATTCTTTGTGCAACGAATGGGAGGGCCCCCTCTTTATTCTCAGAGGAAAGGTTAGCAAATTTTCCATGATTTGATtgcattttatataatttttctcATCCTTTTATTTTGGTGCGTTTATGTTTTAATTGAACTGTTATTTAGATCTTCCCAGTGGATTTGGAGTTTGTTTTATTAACATAAATTCATGAATTTGAAACTAAAAGGAAATGATTTTTGGGTAAATATTGGAATATGAAattgatttcaattattcaacagTAGTAAGTTGAGTGTTGAGACCCCTATTGATTTACGCGGATCAGACCCGAGTCAACATAAAGTCAACCATACCCTGGTTTGGCCTTTTCAAGAGATCTTTCTTCAACAAATTGTATGCTTTAACCTATGGTTATATTcaattttattctaaaattttcatatatttaaccTCCTATGTTGTATGTCCAAATTCAGCACGAATGTGGCACACgaatatttcaagaaaaataaaaaaaggtaaaagtaACATAGTGCTTAAGTGACCTACAAATAAACCTCCAGGCAAATTGTAACTTAAAAATCTTTTGGCTGTTACATTATGTTTCCCTTGATTTAGATACATTAGGGTGAACAAAGGGGAAAGCTGACCATCTATTGTTTCTGGGGACTTAGGCATCATTCCCTTAATTTTTACTTTCAACTTTTgtacaattgtgtgtatttgatAGTATTAGGAGCTGGGCTTGTTTTCGTACAGTCTTTAATGGCTTTAGACTTATTCTTACTTTGTGTGAGTGATGGAAGATAAAGTGTCCTTATTGAGGCAGCCTTTAGGGTAATAAATCAGAGAGAATATAGCTTCAGGTTACTAGAACCATTTCTTGTTGCTATTTGCCACATGTTAATCATTTGGTAATAAGGCTTCTGCCCACCTATGTTAAGTGTTGTATATCTAAACCCTTGATTGAATTGTTGTCATGAGTCAGTCGAGCACCAATGCAATTGGGAAATTATAAAACATGCCCTTTCAGATTCaagatattaaatattaaaacaagggtGGTTTTGtcttttcatgtttttaataaaataatattataatgtgaTTTGAACTCAAACACATGAATTTTAAGCTCTTAATTAACCATTTCAACGAAAGTGTTAcatgattttaatataaatatatttttaacatagaTATTTTTCATCCACATAATGGCTGTGCCAGAAATCTAGTAAAGATAAATTATGTGTCTGTAACACACGTATTTTCAGTTTTGTTTTTTAGGATCATACTCCAacatacatatatgaatatatgttCGACATAAAtacttaaaagaaaataaaaaagttgtcTAGTCTGTCTCTTAACAAGTTCTTGGAGTGGGGGTTCATTTTGCACTTCTTGGCAGGTCATCCTGCATTAATTGCACGTCATAGACCATTTCCAGTCACACATCAAGCTGCAGAGAGATGGTTATATCATATGGAGAAGGCATTAGAGAGCACCCCAGACATTGATGCTGATTCAAGAGTCAAAATGATGAACTTTTTGAGGTAGCGttacacatttcttcttcttcttctattttttgtGCTTCCTTTGCCTGTGTGGGACTGTGAGTTATTGTGATCTTATTATTGTTTGGAACTCATGAGACGCTTATAATGTGTTTTTTTCTCAGGCACACTGCATTTTTTCTTGTGGCTGGAGATGAGTTGAAGACTCAAAAGCAACAAATCCCATGCAAACATGGGGCCAGCAAATCAGCTGAATCATAGACTTATTATCAGGAATCCTCCCCCCTAATTACTTTGTTGGAAGAAACCACTCATGTTGCCATTCATTCAACTCATCATTGTAATAGCGTTGCAACTTACACAacctttttatattaataaaatcccAAACTGTTGATGAAAATATTATTGTAtatcatattgattaaaatattagggCATATACATTTGGGTATGACTATTAGTACGATTTGATAGGAGACTTTTGTATTAAGAGTCGGAATGTATTTTGctcatttattcaaaaaatggaTAGATTAGTCTCTATATATTAGATAAAAGCGTGAACTAgtctttctgttaaaatttttttatcaatttttactattaaaatttaatcttcgtaTATTAGCATGGGATACATATGACATCACAAATGTTACTATCTAGTTATTATCTGGTTATTCTGCCAtacaaatgaatgaaaattttaacaaaaaagattAATGTAACTTATGGggattaatttgtttatttattgagTAGAGGgaacaaaatgtaatttaattcttaatataggaattttcatggtacttttaccgagTATGATCTTCCAAAAAGACCTAAAATGGAttgaaaatatcatatttataatttatcatttataATCTATAATTTGTAATATGTATAAAagcaaattattttatatattttttcttaaacattaataattcattttatgttaattttaatatgttaacaattcgctaaataaattttttatttgaataatctcattataggttttgattatatctagtctttttgacacaatacttagAAATAACCAATAGCCCCCTaattcataaataggaggataatatgtttcaacacactcgaactcacgtcctcttacattgacaacaatattcaCACCgatcgaactaaaactcaatcgacaattaactttataattttgaattcatttatttaaaaattgaatcattatatgttgtttaaatatttaatctGAAGCCTGACAAATAAGCATGTTCTCAAATTTGGCATGCCCGTGTATCATGTTAGTTcttttatattaatgttattttctcacggtttataaatatgtatttttagattttaataatttgttttatgtAGATATGATTTGTTGATGTATAATTGGtatatttatgttatattattatgtattattttttgaTAGTATGTTGTTATAGTGATGGTTAATTATTGTGTTTGTGTTGCATTTTGTTTCAAATCCATTTCATACATTTGCATAATTTATTATAGTAGTttaattgaaaggaaaaaaaaattcatgttctGATTATGGTCatgctttttttttcatatatttaaaatattatattttttttataaactttagcATATTGATTATtggctttatatatatatatatttatatttgtatatttttgtcGAATATTAGATtatgttttaattgtttttccttgtcgggaaatttttttttcatgatcAATATTAAGAAGATTCAAAATCATAAATCTTGTACATCTTAGCATAGGCATAGAGATTCTTGAGAATTTTATCCTTTCAAGACCCtaagatattaaataaaaactttaatgGAATAAAAGgccttaaagaatttttaaaaaatttaattcactcCCAAGCTTTTGCATACAATTGACTTTTTGAACAAATTTGACCAGTGAGACCATTTAACCAACGTTAACGATTAGAAACTAATAACAATATTGATATGACCATTAACAAATGCCAAATCAGCCAACAAATGGTTGGTTAGCATCCTGTGGCAGATCAAGAAATACGACATCGGGGGAGGGGACAAAATTATATTAGTATTATCGACtacataattttttgaaattctaaACTTCTTAAATTTGATGATAACCACCAATCAATTAAATGCTTTGTTTAAAACCATTACGTTATAACTTATCTATAACAATATGATAAGGTATCATTATTCCTCTCCATGCAAAGAACCCTAATTTTAAAGACTCATACTTGCTATAAAACCCACCCACCATACATgataaatttcatcaaacaatAAAACCAAAGACGAAGTGAAGGGAAAGCAAGCTTCATTTCCCAATAAAGTTTTCTACTTCCTTATTCCCTTCATTTAGTTGGAGAAAATTAACAAATATGTCGAAGAAAGTGATTATAGCTGTGGTTTCAATCATTCTCGTGGTGGGAATCGTCGCTACCGCTATTGCTACAGTTTATCATAAACGTGGTGATAATACCGAtttgcataaaaaaattaacataatgtCTAACTTTTGTTTATATACTCTGTATCAAGAATCTTGTTGGCAAACTCTCAATTCTGTTAATAGCACTGATCCTAAAGAGTTCATTGCCAAAGCTATCTTGGCCGCTGAGGAAGCAACCAATAAGTTTTTCAACTATTCTGACTCCCTGAGTATTCAGGTTGAAAACAATAGCCTCACAAAGATGGCCTTGGAAGATTGTAAAGATATGATGAACTATGCAATTGATTCATTTAAGGCTTCATACTCCAATGTTTATGATAGTGAATTGCACAACATCAATGTCAGCATAAATGATCTTAGAACTTGGCTAAGCGCTGGTATATCATACCAACAATCATGCTTGGATGGTTTCGAACACAACAACAACATGAAAGAAATCATGCAAAAGGGTATTATTGTTGCTAGTGAACTCACAAGAAATGCTTTGACAATTGTGACAAATTTGCAGAATATTCTTTCCAAATTTGACTTCCAGCTTAATATTACTAACGCTCGCAAACTTCTTGCTATTGAAAAGAATAATTATCCTTCATGGTTCACAGCTAAAGATCGACAACTTTTGACTAGGATTGATAACAACAACTTGAAGCCAAATGCTATTGTGGCTAAAAATGGCAATGGCCAATTCAATACCATTGGTGCAGCTTTAGTTGCTGCTCCTAAAAACTCCAATGTCCGACATGTGATCTATATCAAGGTTGGAATTTATAATGAATACATCACCGTTGACAAACAATGCACCAATATCCTCATGTATGGTGACGGCCCAAGGAAAACTATTGTAACTGGTAGAAAGGGTGTCAAAGATGGTGGCAGAATTACCACTTGGCAAACTGCCACTTTCTGTAAGTTTACAATAACTCAAACCATTTTGTTTTTGCTCAATTAGGATAATTATTTAGTTAATAGAAAAGGCCTTGCATAACAAACAATAAATATACGTAACATATAATTACAAACTAGAATTTCATAATTGGGTAAAAGGCAACTCATGCCAATCAATTATCACGATTCTCACCcataataattgttttataataatatgaTTTCATAATGGTGTAGCTGCTATTGGAAATGGGTTCATTGCCAAATCCATGGGATTCCAAAACACTGCTGGTCCTGAAAAGCACCAGGCTGTGGCTCTTCGCATTCAATCAGATAAGTCAGCCTTCTTCAATTGTAGGATTGATGCCTACCAAGACACCTTGTATAATCAAGTAAATCGCCAATTTTTTCGCAATTGTGTCATTTCTGGAACTATTGACTTCATATTTGGTGACTCCTCCACCGTCATCCAGAACTCATTGATCATTGTGAGGAGGCCAATGGATAATCAATTCAACACAGTGACAGCTCAAGGCAAGGACTACATTGATGAGAACACTGGTATCGTGATCCAAAATTGCAAGATTGTCCCTGAGAATAAACTATTCATCGATAGGTTCAAATTTGCAACATACTTGGGAAGGCCATGGAAGAAATTCTCTACAACTGTTATCATGGAGTCTAAATTGGGAGACTTCATTAGGCCTGAAGGATGGATAAGTTTTGAAGGACCTAACAAAAACAATTATGAAGAAACTCTTTACTATGCTGAGTACAACAACCGTGGCCCCGGTTCTAATCTTAATGAAAGGGTTAACTGGAAAGGTTACCACAAGATCAATAGGACAACTGCCATGAAATTCACTATTCAATCCTTCCTTTCGAGCAAAGAAAATTGATTACCTTTCTCTGACATTCCTTTCAATGCCATGCTATGATATTGAACATCatacaattgaataaattaagataaattaacttttatagtgttcttttaatatgataaaaatcaaatggaaaaataaaacataataccACATTCTTTTTCACACATGGATATATAAAAGATCTTTAAATTGCATAGCCATCAACCATTGAATAAGATGTAAAATTTGTAGTTGATTGcataactatttaaaattttggattaatttatattttatgtatcattatattaaattatttaaaaatataataatattaaattattgaatattatatttaaaattctaaaatatttaatgtataattaaaattacaaataatttattaattattaaaaagtatttaaaatatatattttatgtataattatattaaattatttaaatattatctaatttaatttatttttaattttgagcaTCATatttaaaatgatcattttaacTTCCCACCACAATTTTCGATAGCAATGTCAAGCACATTCCTATAACACTTTCCAAAATGGCCACGTCAAGGCCGCAAAACGACAAAAGCCAACAATGACCTGGACTCAGTTTTAAACCATTTTACGTG
This region includes:
- the LOC107937962 gene encoding pectinesterase; this encodes MSKKVIIAVVSIILVVGIVATAIATVYHKRGDNTDLHKKINIMSNFCLYTLYQESCWQTLNSVNSTDPKEFIAKAILAAEEATNKFFNYSDSLSIQVENNSLTKMALEDCKDMMNYAIDSFKASYSNVYDSELHNINVSINDLRTWLSAGISYQQSCLDGFEHNNNMKEIMQKGIIVASELTRNALTIVTNLQNILSKFDFQLNITNARKLLAIEKNNYPSWFTAKDRQLLTRIDNNNLKPNAIVAKNGNGQFNTIGAALVAAPKNSNVRHVIYIKVGIYNEYITVDKQCTNILMYGDGPRKTIVTGRKGVKDGGRITTWQTATFSAIGNGFIAKSMGFQNTAGPEKHQAVALRIQSDKSAFFNCRIDAYQDTLYNQVNRQFFRNCVISGTIDFIFGDSSTVIQNSLIIVRRPMDNQFNTVTAQGKDYIDENTGIVIQNCKIVPENKLFIDRFKFATYLGRPWKKFSTTVIMESKLGDFIRPEGWISFEGPNKNNYEETLYYAEYNNRGPGSNLNERVNWKGYHKINRTTAMKFTIQSFLSSKEN
- the LOC107937948 gene encoding two-on-two hemoglobin-3, coding for MQTLQEKASQWSGVDAADAFAIDDTNLFQKLGLQTFINLSTNFYTRVYDDEEEEWFRSIFSNSKKEEAIQNQYEFFVQRMGGPPLYSQRKGHPALIARHRPFPVTHQAAERWLYHMEKALESTPDIDADSRVKMMNFLRHTAFFLVAGDELKTQKQQIPCKHGASKSAES